From the genome of Sulfurovum sp. NBC37-1, one region includes:
- a CDS encoding ABC transporter permease, producing the protein MKFSVVKAYMLKEFTELFRSKLIIMVYLLPSMIMLLFGYGIRMEVTHARTLIIDNDHSHFSRMLTAKFEHSKYFNAKVTQMSEAEALHRIKQAKADIIVIIPSSFEKRILHGQKSEIGVFVDGAFPNRGMTMESYVQGVILDTAQSVGGSLGRQSGMITINSRNLFNQAMRDEDAIVPGLIGLVLLVAPAILSALMIVKEKERGTIFNFYASPLGRSEFLAAKLIPGFLLHSLNIFILFLWATELFGVPFRGSFMLYWFASEIYILISLSIGMLISVITRQQIVAVVLTIIITIIPGFLYSGILMPISSMAGESYIEAHLFPVMYFNHIIYDCFLSGTGLASAKTVEYLAILIIYAVILLVMGSTLLKKELK; encoded by the coding sequence ATGAAATTCTCCGTTGTCAAGGCCTATATGCTCAAAGAGTTCACCGAGCTGTTCCGATCGAAGCTGATCATCATGGTCTATCTGCTACCCAGCATGATCATGCTGCTTTTCGGCTACGGGATCCGTATGGAAGTGACACATGCAAGAACGCTTATCATCGACAACGACCACAGCCATTTTTCCAGAATGCTGACAGCGAAATTCGAGCATTCCAAATATTTCAACGCCAAGGTCACGCAGATGAGTGAAGCCGAGGCCCTGCATCGCATCAAGCAGGCAAAGGCCGATATCATCGTCATTATCCCCTCTTCGTTTGAAAAACGTATTCTGCATGGACAGAAGAGTGAGATCGGTGTGTTCGTCGACGGTGCCTTTCCCAACAGGGGTATGACAATGGAGAGCTATGTGCAGGGGGTCATCCTCGATACCGCGCAGAGTGTAGGCGGGTCGCTGGGCAGGCAAAGTGGTATGATCACCATCAACAGCCGGAATCTCTTCAACCAGGCAATGCGTGATGAAGATGCTATTGTCCCCGGACTGATAGGTCTGGTGCTGCTGGTGGCACCGGCCATACTTTCTGCGCTGATGATCGTCAAAGAGAAGGAACGGGGAACGATCTTCAACTTTTACGCTTCCCCGCTGGGCAGAAGCGAATTTCTTGCAGCAAAACTGATACCGGGATTTCTGTTACATTCGCTCAATATTTTTATCCTTTTTCTCTGGGCGACGGAACTCTTCGGTGTGCCGTTTCGGGGGAGTTTTATGCTCTACTGGTTCGCGTCCGAGATCTACATATTGATCAGCCTCTCCATCGGGATGCTGATATCGGTTATCACCAGGCAGCAGATCGTCGCGGTGGTACTTACGATCATTATCACGATCATTCCGGGCTTTCTCTATTCGGGGATCCTGATGCCGATCTCTTCTATGGCCGGTGAGTCTTACATTGAAGCGCATCTTTTTCCGGTCATGTATTTCAACCATATCATTTATGACTGTTTTCTCTCCGGGACAGGACTCGCCTCCGCCAAAACGGTTGAATATCTCGCTATTCTCAT